GAGCGGATGGGGAGGCGAGCATAATTGGCAGTGCAGAGGACTTTCTCGCCGCGTCTGCCGATTTCTTGTCCATGCCGGCGCGGAGGGCTTTGTGCACACGTGAATCCGAAGGCGTAGCCAGGATGGGCCGTCCAAGTTGCGATCCATCGAGATTGAGCTTCACCGAGGCGCTAGCCCCCCAGGAGGTAAAGCGATAGGTGATCTCGTAGGTTTCGCTGCGATTTGCCGATTCGCTGGGCGCGGTTTCCTCCGCGGCTTGCGAAGAATTTCTGACCTGGTGCCGCACCATGCGACTCTGCGGGCGCTGCTCCGGCACGTCGTGCTTTGAAGGCAGCGACGGGGGGGCAAACGACGGCATGGGCGCTCGGGGCGTGACAACAGGCGCGCGCACTTTTTCATCGTCCGAGCGTCCGTTATCCGCAGCTTCTCCCCGATTGCCGCCGTGATGGTGTGGTCCTTGGTCGCCATCGCGCGCTATCTCGGGCAGTTGTCCATCGCGCACGGCAGGGACTTCAGGCTGAGGCTCGGCGTCGGCGATCTGGGATGCGCGCCCGAGCGGTCGCCGAACAGTGGTTTGACCCAGTGAGCGGACGCGCGCAGGCTTGGCGCCCCCGTGGGACGTCTTTTCCTGGAAGCGTTCGTGCCGCGAAGACTCGCTGCTCTTTGACGATGCGACTTCGACCCGCGAACCCGGCTTGAACCCGCCAGGAACCTGTTGAGACGAGTTGGTGTTCGAGCCGTCAAAGGCTGAGGGCGTCATCCGGGGAGCAGCCGTATCATCATTGGGTGGGGCACCTGCTGTGCCGCCGGGCGCAACTTCGACGCGAGGCTCCGACACTGTTCGGTGAAGAACGACGTCGACGGACATCGGTAGTGCGTCAGGCACTTTCCAATCGTCATCGTCGTCGTCCTTATCGAGGGGAATGGGGGATCCCGCATAGAACCGAAAAACGAACTCACCGGTACCGGCGTCGGTGTCAGCCGGCGATAATTGTGCGAGATCACGGAGCGAGCCCTCGGATAACTGTGCCGCTGCCGCCTGCACACGTTCGGTGAGCGACGGCGCCGAAGCTGCGTCCCCAAGGATGGAGTCGCTGCACTCCGGAGAGCCGGCCTTCTCAAACTTCATACTGGGATACCTCCGGTACCATCGATTTCTTCTTGAAGATGCATATGTATTTTTTCCTCTCTTTGCCAAAGGCGGGAGACGTGTTCCAACTTGTCGCGGTCGCGCCGGGCGGCCGCGACCGCGGCTTGAGCGAGCGACGCTTCTTTCGCCGCAATTTCTATGTTCGAGTCCAGCTGGACCCGTGCGAGCGAAAGGTCGACGCGCTGAATCTCCAGCATGCTGGCACGGCGTCTAAGCGAAAATAAGCCTTCTCTGTCCGTTATTCCGCGGTGTTTTTCAAATAGCGATTCCCTTTCACGGTCCAACTGGGCAATATCGCGTTCAGTGTCTTCCAGGCGTTGTTTCAACGCTTGAACATTGGACCGGGCGAGATTCAACTCGTTAAGTGCGCTACGTATGCGTATTTGACCGAGTCCGTGTAGACCCTTCAGTTGGGTATGCTTATCGCGTGAGTACATGCAAGCCCTCTATCGTGCTGTCGAAAGCGGCATAGTCGTCGATGTCCTGCCTTAACCATGCGTCGATACCCGGTCTTGCCTCCAATAGGGCATCGACCTCCGAATCTTTCCCTGGTTGGTACTCGCCAAGATCGAGCGCCAGCTGAAGATCCGATAGTTTGGCCAATTTTCCGCGTAACTCCGAAGCCGCTGAGCGATGCTGAAGTTCGACAATCTGAGCCATTACACGGCTTGTGCTTTTCAGCGCGTCGATCGCGGGGAAATGGCCTCGCTCGGCCAGCTTGCGAGAGAGATAGATGTGTCCGTCAAGAATCGAGCGGACTTCCTCGCCAATGGGATCCCCCAGGTCTTCGTCCTCCAGCAATACGGTATAGAACGCCGTAATCGACCCGTGATCGAGCACGCCAGGCCGCTCAAGCAGGGCAGGAAGCGCATCGAAGACCGATGCGGGAAAACCCCGTCGGGCGGGTGGTTCGCCCGCGGACAACGCGATGTCCCGCAACGCGCGCGCGTAGCGAGTGATCGAGTCGACGATCAGCAGTACGTTGAGGCCGCTGTCGCGATAGCGCTCGGCGATCGCCGTAGCCAAATGCGCGGCGTTTCGCCGCTCCGCGGGAGGACGGTCCGAGGTGCTGCACACGAGAATCGTCTGATCTCTCTTGTCCTGCGGGATCCCGTGCGCGATGAATTCACTGGCTTCACGACCGCGCTCGCCGACCAGGCCGACGACATAAACGTCGGCCTTTGCATGGGCGATCAGCATTGACATCAACGTCGTTTTCCCGCCGCCCGCGCCGGCAAAAATCCCCACGCGTTGTCCGACGCCGCACGTGAGAAGTCCGTCGATGGCGCGCACGCCGGTTTCAAAGACTTGGCTGACACTGCGGCGGCGTGCCAGCGCGGGAGGCGTTGCATCGAGATTCAGCGTACTGGACTGCCCCAACCGATGGCGCGGCGGCGCCAGTCTTGCGATAACGCGTCCCTCGCTGTCGATTGCGGTACCCAGCGCGTCGTCATCCAACTGTGGACTTGCCCCCCGCCCCGACGGGACGATCCAGGCGTCGCGAGGAATACCCTGGGTATTTCCCAGGATGCTCAGGATGGCGTCCTGGTGGCTGAATCCAATGGTCTGCGCCTGACAAAGTCGTGTTTCGGGATGATGCGGATCCAGCACGACATCGCATCGCTCGCCGATAAACGTTCGACGCAGCGGGGCGTGAATGACTGAACCATGGAGTTTGGACAATTGGGCGCTATGACGTATCCATGATGAGCAGAGATGCCGA
The Pandoraea pulmonicola DNA segment above includes these coding regions:
- a CDS encoding FliI/YscN family ATPase, which gives rise to MSRHLCSSWIRHSAQLSKLHGSVIHAPLRRTFIGERCDVVLDPHHPETRLCQAQTIGFSHQDAILSILGNTQGIPRDAWIVPSGRGASPQLDDDALGTAIDSEGRVIARLAPPRHRLGQSSTLNLDATPPALARRRSVSQVFETGVRAIDGLLTCGVGQRVGIFAGAGGGKTTLMSMLIAHAKADVYVVGLVGERGREASEFIAHGIPQDKRDQTILVCSTSDRPPAERRNAAHLATAIAERYRDSGLNVLLIVDSITRYARALRDIALSAGEPPARRGFPASVFDALPALLERPGVLDHGSITAFYTVLLEDEDLGDPIGEEVRSILDGHIYLSRKLAERGHFPAIDALKSTSRVMAQIVELQHRSAASELRGKLAKLSDLQLALDLGEYQPGKDSEVDALLEARPGIDAWLRQDIDDYAAFDSTIEGLHVLTR